GAACCTTGCGACAAGAAAGATGCCGCAAAGCGTGGTTGTCAGGGGGCCCGTCTGCCGTGTCAGTACCACCAGAAGCACCGCAGGCGTGAACAGGATGAGGCTTTCAAAGGAGTTGTTCATCGCGCGCTGGAGGCGGGCGGTCACCACCGACAGCGGCTTGGCCGGAGGGGTGTCGCGCGGGCTGAGCGCATAGCCGCGCGGCAGTTCCAGATTGGCGCGCACCGCAAACAGCACCATCAGGGCGATATGCAGCAGCACGGCCAGACCGAGCGCGCTAAGTTCGGGGGTGGTGAATTCGATCATGGGAGCCTCAGAGGATTGCCGACAGGATCATAACAAGCGTGGCCGCAAGACCCGCCAAGAAAATCACAGAGCGCCACGGCACCCAGCCGAAAGCATAGGCCGGAAGATAGAGCGCCCGCGCAGCCACATAGACCCAGGCGCAAAGCGCGCTCAGCCAGCCATTCGTGCCGGTGAACTGCACCATGACCACCGCAATGACAAACGGCCCGATATTCTCGGTATGGTTCGACAATGCACGGCGCAGGCGCAGGGTTTTTTCCGACAGCCGCGCCTCGAGATTTTCACGGGTGCCCAGATTCCCCTCTTTGCCGATATCGGCCTCGAGGGATCTTTGTGACCACAGCACGGCCGCCAGATGTATCAGCACGGTTGCGGCAAGGGCGTAGAGTTCGGGGGTCATGCCAGAACCCTTTCCGGTTTACGCAGCGCAAGCGAAAATCCTGCGATTGCGGCCAGAATGCCGTCCAGCAGCGGCCAGAAATTTCCAAGGCTCAGCCCGCCCGAAATGGCATGCAGGTAATGCAGCGCGCAGAGGGCAAGGGCAAACAGCCAGACCGGACGTTGCGGCGCGCGCAAAGAAAACTGGAGACAGAGCAGCAGAGCAAGGTCGACAACCAGAATGATCATATCGGTTGCCTCGGCCCGCCCCATCGCAAGGAACGCGGTGAGAGCCGGGAAATAGAACGCCCGAAGCGCAATCTCCGCCCAGATCATCCATCGTGCCAGTTGCATCAGTCTTGCCTCGAAACGCACCTGTAGGGGGTGCAGGGGTGTGGCGCCCCGTGACAGGGCGCCACATATCGGATTACAGATCCATCAGCAGGCGGCGCGGATCTTCCAGCGCTTCTTTCACGCGCACGAGGAAGGTCACAGCCCCTTTGCCGTCAACGATACGGTGGTCATAGGACAGCGCGAGATACATCATCGGACGGATCTCGATCTTGCCATTGATGACCATCGGACGGTCCTGGATCTTGTGCATCCCGAGGATACCCGATTGCGGCGGGTTCAGGATCGGCGAGGACATCAGCGAGCCATAGACACCACCGTTCGAGATGGTGAAGGTACCGCCCTGCATCTCTGCCATCGACAGCTTGCCGTCACGCGCGCGCTTGCCTTTTTCCGAGATCGCTTTCTCGATATCGGCAAAGGACATGCTGTCGGCGTCGCGGATCACCGGAACGACCAGACCCTGCGGGGTGCCAGCGGCCACGCCCATATGGACGTAGTTCTTGTAGACGATCTCGTTGCCGTCGATCTCTGCGTTCACTTCCGGCACTTCTTTCAGAGCGTGGCAGCACGCTTTGGTAAAGAAGGACATGAAGCCCAGACGTACGCCATGTTTCTTCTCGAACATGTCTTTGTACTGGTTACGCAGCGCCATCACTTCCGTCATGTCCACCTCGTTATAGGTGGTCAGCATGGCGGCGGTGTTCTGGCTGTCTTTCAGGCGCTTGGCGATGGTGGCCCGCAGACGGGTCATTTTCACGCGCTCTTCGCGGGCTGCGTCATCGGCATTTGCGGTGCCGCGCGGCATCTGCACGGGGGCTGCCGCCACTGCCGGAGCAGGGGCCGAACCCGCTTTGGCCACATCTTCTTTCATGATGCGACCATCGCGGCCGGTGCCGGTGACCGAAGCGGGGTTGATGCCCTTTTCCGCCATCGCTTTTTCCGCCGAAGGCGCGTTTTTCACGCCTGCGCCCGAGGCCGCTTCTGCCGGTGCGGCTGCGGGGGCCGGAGCCGCTGCAACGGAGCCTGCCGATGCGCCTGCCATGATCACGGCCAGCTTGGCCGATGCGTCCACCGTGGTGCCTTCTGCGGCCACGATTTCCGACAGAACACCCGCAGCGGGGGCCGGAACCTCGACCGAAACCTTATCGGTTTCCAGCTCGCACAGCATTTCGTCCTGTGCGACCACATCGCCGGGTTTCTTGAACCAGGTCGAAACAGTGGCTTCGGATACCGACTCGCCCAGCGACGGAACCATCACATCCACGGCTTTGCCTTCGGAGCCACCCGCTGCCGGAGCCGCTGCCGCAGGGGCCTCGGCTTTGGGAGCGGTGGCTGCGGCTGCGCCGCCCTCGGTGATCATGGCCAGAAGCGCATCCACACCCACGGTGGTGCCTTCTGCGGCCACGATCTCGCCCAGCGTGCCTGCCGCGGGGGCCGGAACTTCGACGGTCACTTTGTCGGTTTCCAGCTCACACAGCATTTCGTCTTGGGCAACCGCGTCACCCGGCTTCTTGAACCAAGTGGCGACAGTGGCCTCGGTCACAGATTCGCCCAGCGTGGGGACGCGAACTTCGGTACTCATGGATTATCCCTCCAGTGCATCATTGACGAGCGCGTCCTGCTCGGCCTTGTGCGATTTCGCCAGACCCGTTGCGGGCGAAGCGGAAGCGGCACGGCCTGCATAGCGGGCGCGGGAATGTTTGGCGTCGAGTTTCGACAGGACCCATTCCAGGTTCGGTTCGATGAAGGACCAGGCGCCCTGGTTCTTCGGTTCTTCCTGACACCAGACCATCTCTGCGCCTTTGAAGCGGCTCAGCTCGTTCGTCAGCGAATTCGCGGGGAACGGGTAGAACTGCTCGACACGCAGCAGATAGACATCATCAAGACCGCGCGCATCGCGTTCGGCCAGCAGGTCGTAATAGACCTTGCCCGAACACATCACGACGCGTTTGATATCGGCATCGGGTTTGAGCTTCATATCGGAATTGCCTTTTTCCGCATCGTCCCACAGGACGCGGTGGAAGAAGGAACCGGTGATGAAATCTTCCTTGGTCGAGATCGCTTTCGGATGGCGAAGCAGCGATTTCGGCGTCATCAGAACCAGCGGTTTACGGAAATTCCGGTGGATCTGGCGGCGCAGGATGTGGAAGTAGTTTGCGGGCGTGGAGCAGTTCGCGACGATCCAGTTGTCTTCCGCGCACATCTGCAGGAAGCGTTCCAGACGCGCCGAGGAGTGCTCGGGGCCCTGGCCTTCGAAACCATGCGGCAAGAGCATCACCAGACCGGACATCCGCAGCCATTTGCGTTCGCCCGAGGAGATGAACTGGTCGAACATGATCTGCGCGCCGTTGGCGAAGTCACCGAATTGGGCTTCCCAAAGGGTCAGCGCATTCGGCTCTGCCAGCGAGTAGCCATATTCAAAGCCCAGAACCGCATATTCGGACAGCGCCGAGTCGATCACCTCGTAGCGGGACTGGCCTGCCTTGATGTGATTGAGCGGGTAGTAACGCTCTTCGGTTTTCTGGTCGATGAAGGCCGAGTGACGTTGGCTGAAGGTGCCGCGGGTCGAATCCTGACCGGCCAGACGCACCGGATAGCCTTCCGACAGCAGCGAGCCGAACGCCAGTGCCTCGCCGGTTGCCCAGTCAAAGCCCTTGCCGGTCTCGAACATCTGGGTCTTGTTGTCCAGCAGACGCGCCACGGTCTTGTGCATGTTGAAATCGTCGGGCGCGCTTACCAGCGCCTTGCCGACTTCGTTATAGGTCTCTTCCGAGATCGCGGTGGAACCCGCGTCATAGACCTGACCCTCGCGCTCCATGTTCTTCCAGCGGCCATCAAGCCAGTCAGCCTTGTTCGGCTTGAAGGTCTTGCCCGATTCGAACTCTTCGTTCAGATGCGCCTGGAAGGCGGCTTTCATATCCTCGATCTCGCCCTCGGGGATCAGGCCGTCTTTCACTAGACGCTCGGTATACAGCTGCAGCGTCGTCTTGTGACCCTTGATGTTGGTATACATCGCGGGGTTGGTGAACATCGGCTCGTCGCCTTCGTTGTGACCGAAGCGGCGGTAGCAGAAGATGTCCAGAACGACGTCCTTGAGGAACTTCTGGCGGAACTCGGTCGCCACTTTCGCGGCATGCACAACGGCTTCCGGATCATCGCCATTGACGTGGAAGATCGGCGCTTCCACCATCAGGGCGATATCGGTCGGGTAGGGCGAGGTGCGCGAGAAATGCGGCGCGGTGGTGAAGCCGATCTGGTTGTTCACCACGATATGGATCGTGCCGCCGGTGCGGTGACCACGGATGCCCGACAGCTGCAGACATTCCGCCACAACGCCTTGGCCCGCAAAGGCCGCATCGCCGTGCAGCAGGATCGACAGAACCTCGCGGCGCTCGCTATCGTTGAGCTGGTCCTGCTTCGCACGGACCTTGCCCAGAACAACGGGGTTCACCGCCTCAAGGTGCGAGGGGTTCGCGGTCAGCGAAAGGTGGACCTTGTTGCCATCGAACTCGCGGTCCGAAGATGCGCCAAGGTGATATTTCACATCGCCCGAGCCATCGACGTCTTCCGGCTTGAACGAGCCGCCCTGGAATTCGTTGAAGATCGCGCGATAGGGTTTCATCATCACGTTCGACAGCACCGACAGACGGCCGCGGTGCGGCATGCCGATGACGATCTCTTTCAGACCGAGATTGCCGCCGCGCTTGATGATCTGCTCCATCGCGGGGATCAGAGCCTCGCCACCGTCCAGACCGAAGCGCTTGGTCCCCATGTATTTCACATGCAGGAACTTCTCGAAGCCCTCGGCCTCGACCAGCTTGTTCAGGATCGCGCGGCGGCCTTCACGGGTGAAGGTGATCTCTTTGTCATAGCCTTCGATACGCTCTTTCAGCCATGCCGATTGCTCGGGGTCCGAGATATGCATGTATTGCAGCGCGAAGGTGCCGCAATAGGTGCGCTTCACGATCTCCATGATCTGGCGCATCGAGGCGATTTCCAGCCCCAGCACCTTATCAAGGAAGATCGGGCGGTCCATATCGGCATCGGTGAAGCCGTAGGATTTGGGGTCGAGTTCCGGATGCGGAACATCGTCATGCATTTTCAGCGGGTCGAGATCTGCGGCAAGGTGGCCACGGATCCGGTAGGCGCGGATCAGCATCAGCGCGCGCACGGAATCCAGAACGGCGCGCTGGATCGCGCCCTCGTCCAGCTTGACACCTTTTTCTTCGGCTTTCTTGCCGATTTTCTTGCCTGCATCCTTGGCTTCGGCCACGGGCCATTCGCCGGTCAGGGCCCCCATGATCTCGCTCGGCGCCGAAGCCGGCCAGTCACGGCGTTCCCAGCTGGGACCGGAGGCCGATTTCTTGACGCTGGTTTCATCGTCATGCAGGGTGCGGAAGAACTCTGCCCATGCCGCGTCGACCGAGGTCGGATCATTGGCAAAACGGGCATAGAGCTGCTCGACATATTCGGCGTTGCCCCCCTGAAGGAAGCTGGATGCCTGGAATTGGCTGTTTGGAGATTCGTCGTTCATATGGTCACCTGTTCAGGTGGATGGGTTTGGAGCGGCCCGCGCGTGTCGCGGACCGTGATACGAAGTTGGGCCTTACTTGCTGTAAGGCGAGATGTAGGGCTGGCTCGCCGCAGACAAGCCCGCGGCATGTGCACAGCCGTCAGAGTATTTGGACCAGTCATTGGCGCTCGTGCACCGAGCTGCCTGTCCGTTGACGATTGTCCCGTTGGTGCGGGCGCTGTTGGCCACCGCATAGCCTGTGTCACCGGTCGGGGTGGTGCCCGCCGGAACCTTGCTGCGACCGACAATAGGCCCTGTGGTGATTGGGCCGGGGGCGGCTTTCACCATCTGATCTTGAATTTCCGAACCGGCGGTGTCGGCCTGCTCGTGAATTTTTCCGCTCCCCCAATAGTTACCCGGACCACAGGCCGTCAGCCCGACCGCGCAAGCCCCCAGCAAAGCGGCTTTGCCCAGACGGAAGAAACTGGTTGTCTTCGTGGTGTTCATGTTGAAAGCCCTTCTTCGCGGCATGTTTGCGCGTGCCATGCGGACGCCATTTGCAGAGTAAGTCGGAGAGAAAGTTTCCGCATTATCAAGAGCTGTCGCTCCGCGCGCGGAAAACTGCATAGAGTTAAGAGAAAAACTCCCTGATACCGAAGCATGCGGAATGATCGCGTGGCCCAAAGCAGAAAGGCCACCCTGACCAGGCGCGGTCCGGGTGTTTTTAAGCAAGTCTGCAATCCGTCTTTTCATCATTCCGTCCTCTACCCGACCTTTTATCGGGCTGACGTTTTCGAAAGCGACCTCGGAAGGGCAAAACAGAGAAGCCATCTCTGCTCAGCTCTGCCGAGCGGCACCCAATCGGCGCCGAGGGCCCGCGCAAATCACCTGCGCGGGCACCGGTAGTCAAGTCCTTAGCCTTTGATGGCTTTCATCACGGCTTCGCCCAGCGTTGCGGGGCTGTCTGCCACGACGATCCCTGCCGATTTCATGGCTTCGATCTTCGATTCCGCATCGCCTTTGCCGCCAGCGACGATTGCGCCTGCGTGGCCCATGCGGCGGCCCGGAGGGGCCGTGCGCCCTGCGATGAAGCCCGCAACCGGTTTCCAACGGCCTTTTTTCTTCTGCTCGGCGAGGAATTCTGCGGCTTCTTCTTCCGCCGAACCACCGATTTCCCCGATCATGATGATCGACTGGGTTTCCGGATCGTCAAGGAACATGTCGAGCACATCGATATGCTCGGTGCCTTTGATCGGGTCGCCGCCGATGCCCACAGCCGAGGACTGGCCCAGACCCATATCGGTCGTCTGTTTGACGGCCTCGTAGGTCAGGGTGCCCGAACGCGACACAACGCCGACCGAGCCACGCTTGTGGATATGGCCGGGCATGATGCCGATTTTGCAAGCGTCGGGGGTGATGACGCCCGGGCAGTTCGGCCCGATCAGGCGCGATTTGCTGTCGATCAGCGCGCGCTTGACTTTCATCATGTCGAGCACCGGAATGCCCTCGGTGATGCAAACAATCAGTTCCATTTCCGCGTCGATCGCTTCAAGGATCGAGTCGGCCGCGAAGGGCGGGGGAACATAGATCACGGTCGCATTCGCTTCGGTGACATGCTTGGCTTCATGGACCGAGTTGAACACCGGCAGGTCCAGATGTTTCTGGCCGCCTTTGCCGGGGGTCACGCCGCCAACCATCTTGGTGCCGTAAGCGATGGCCTGTTCCGAGTGGAAGGTCCCCTGCGAGCCGGTGAAGCCCTGACAGATGACTTTGGTGTTTTCGTTGACGAGAACTGCCATGATCTTAGCCTTTCACCGCTTTCACGATTTTCTCTGCGCCGTCCGACAGGTTGTCTGCGGCAATCACGTTCAGGCCGGAAGTCGCAATGATTTCCTTGCCTTTTTCGACATTGGTGCCTTCAAGGCGGACAACCAGCGGAACCTGCAGGCCGACTTCTTTCACGGCGGCCAGAACGCCTTCCGCGATGATGTCGCAGCGCATGATGCCGCCGAAGATGTTGACCAGAATGCCTTTGACGTTCTTGTCGGAGGTGATGATCTTGAAGGCCTCGGTGACCTTTTCCTTGGTCGCGCCGCCGCCCACATCAAGGAAGTTCGCAGGCTCTGCGCCATAGAGCTTGATGATGTCCATCGTGGCCATCGCCAGACCCGCGCCGTTCACCATGCAGCCGATTTCGCCGTCGAGCGCGATGTAGTTCAGGTCGTATTTCGACGCTTCGAGTTCCTTGGAATCTTCCTCGGTCTCGTCGCGCAGGGCCTGGATGTCGTGGTGACGGTAAAGCGCGTTGCCGTCAAAGCCGACTTTGGCGTCCAGCACCTTGAGGTTGCCATCGGGCATGACGATCAGCGGGTTGATCTCGAGCTGCTCCATGTCCTTCTCGATGAAGGCTTGGTAGAGCTTGGCCAGAAGGCCGACCATCTGTTTGACCTGACCCCCTTCGAGACCCAGCGCGAAGGCCACACGGCGCCCGTGATAGGCTTGGTAGCCCGCCGCCGGATCGATCGAGAACGACAGGATTTTTTCGGGGGTCGCTGCGGCGACTTCCTCGATATCCATACCGCCTTCGGTCGAGCATACGATCGACACGCGGCTCGACTGGCGGTCTACCAGAAGCGCCAGATACAGTTCGCGGTCAATGTCCGAACCGTCTTCGATATAGATGCGGTTGACCTGCTTGCCTGCGGGGCCGGTCTGGTGTGTCACCAGCGTCTTGCCCAGCATCTGCTTGGCCATCGCTTCGGCTTCTTCCACCGATTTGGCCAGGCGCACGCCGCCCTTTTCGCCGGCTTCCGGCTCTTTGAAATGGCCTTTACCACGGCCACCGGCGTGGATTTGTGCCTTCACAACCCAAAGCGGTCCGTCGAGTTCGCTTGCTGCGGTCTTGGCCTCCTCTGCCTTCAGAACCGCGCGACCCTCCGAAACCGGGCAGCCGTAGCTCTTGAGGAGCTGCTTCGCCTGATATTCATGAATGTTCATGATCTCCGTCCCATGCTGGTGCGATTTGCGGCAGACTGGTACAGATTGTCGCAGGCTGACAAGCTCAAATTGCCCTGCGCGCTCAGATGTGAGCGGAAATCCGTCTTTTGTGATCACAGCCTTATCGGGTGTGATCACAAGCAAGATTCTGTTAGCGATTCAACTTTCGCTTGGGCAAAATGGGTCGAATCTTCGAAGCCTGATCGTGACAGGGGAAAGTGATGTGCCAATGACAATGTCGAACCGCGCGCCGGATCATCCGCAATGGGCTGTGGTCGGCTTGATGGACGAGCCCGCCCCCCTGATGGCGGCTTGGGTCGCCCATCACGTGGCCATCGGGGCAGGGGAGGTGCATGTGGTCTTCGATCGTCCCGACCCGCCGACCGAGGCGCTTTTGCGCGGCGTCTCGGGGTGTTTCGTCCATCGTTCAGGCGAGGACGGCTGGGCGCTGCACTGGAAGGCGCGGCGCCCGAACCGCCATCAGGCACGGCAGAAATATCATGCGACACGGATCGCGAATGAAACCGCGATGGACTGGATAATCCATTGTGATGCCGATGAATTCGTCCATCTTGAACGCCCCTTGTCATGGGAACTGGAAAAGACCCGCGAGAAGGCGTGGCTACGGCTGGAAGTGCTGGAGCGGACCTTTGTTCCGGGCGTCACAGGGGACGATATCTTTCAGGGGGTCTTCCGCAAGCGCTGGGATGCGTTTGCCGAAGAGGGGGCGGCGTTCTACGGTCCGCGCGCGCGGTTTCTCAACCGTGGCGTCTCGGGGCATATCGCGGGTAAGGCCTGTATGCGCACGGGGCAGGGCTATGTGCTGGGGGTGCACCATCCGACCGAGCATTGGGACGCACCGGGCGGGACGGTCACCCTGCCTTACCGGCCCTCCTATAACGCGCGCCTGATGCATTTCGACGGGCTTACCCCTTTGCATTATATCCTTAAAATGATGCGCCGCGCGCTGACGCAGGTTTCTGGCGCGCCGGTGCCCTATGCGGCGCCGAGGGTGGCGCAATTCGAGGAGGCGGCGCGTCTGGCGCGGGATCCGCAGGCATTGTGGGATCACTGGTTTGCGGTGCAAGGGGTGACTGAGGCGGAAGAGGTGGCTCTGGCGCAGCGCGATCTGGCCGAGCGCATTGCCTGCCCCGTCCTGTCGCATGCGCAGGCCCTGTTTCCCGAGCTTGATTTCTCGCCTGCGGGCTTTGACCGTTTGCTGCTGGAGCATGAAGAGGCATTGGTGGCCAAGGCAAAAGAGAGGCTGGGCTTTGATGCGCAGGCTTTTCTGGCCGAAGCCTTTACCGGTTAGCGCAAAGGTCGGGGCGAAGGCAGAATGCAAAAGGCGCAGCCGAAGCCGCGCCTTTCACGTGAAACATCGCTATGGCTCAGGCCAGCGAGCTGTCGATACCTTTGCAGGCTTCGACCAGACCGTTCACCGCGTCGACCGATTTGTCGAACATGGCTTGCTCGTCTTTGTTCATCTTGATGTCGACAACACGCTCGATGCCGCCAGCACCGATCACGGTCGGCACGCCGACATACATGCCGTCAAGGCCAAGCGCGCCTTTGACATAGGCGGCACAGGGCAGAACGCGCTTCTGGTCCTTGAGATAGGCTTCCGCCATCTCGATCGCCGAAGTCGCCGGAGCATAGAAGGCCGAACCGGTTTTCAGCAGGCCAACGATCTCGGCGCCACCGTCACGGGTGCGCTGGATGATCGCGTCAAGCTTCTCTTGCGTGGTCCAGCCCATCTCGACGAGGTCGGGCAGCGGGATGCCTGCAACGGTCGAGTAACGTGCCAGCGGAACCATGGTGTCGCCGTGGCCGCCCAGAACGAAAGCGGTGACGTCTTTCATGGAGACGTTGAACTCGGTCGCGAGGAAGTGGCGGAAGCGGGCCGAATCCAGCACGCCTGCCATGCCGCAGACTTTCTCGGCGGGCAGGCCGGAGAATTTCTGAAGCGCCCAGACCATCGCGTCGAGCGGGTTGGTGATGCAGATCACGAATGCGTTCGGGGCATATTGCTTGATGCCTTCGCCGACCGATTTCATGACTTTGAGGTTGATGCCCAGAAGGTCATCGCGGCTCATGCCGGGTTTGCGCGGCACGCCGGCCGTCACGATGCAGACATCTGCACCTGCGATATCGGCATAGTCCGTGGTGCCTTTCAGCGTGGCGTCAAAGCCTTCGGACGGGCCGGATTCGGCGATGTCCAAGGCTTTCCCCTGCGGGGTGCCTTCGGAAATGTCGAACAGGACGACGTCGCCAAGTTCTTTGAGGGCTGCAAGATGGGCGAGAGTACCACCGATCTGACCTGCGCCGATAAGCGCAATCTTGGGTCGGGCCATGAATTCCTCCGTCGTGGGATGGATATAAGTGACGGGTGATGGGTAGGGGGTTTTTAAGCTTTAGGCAAGAGCAGCGCACGGTTTCCTGCAGCTTAAGCGTGTTATGTATGCCGTGGTGTACGGCCTCGCCAGCAGGGAACCTGAGTGACTACAATCACTTATCCGTGACAGCCGCCGTAGCCCTTGGCGCAAAAAACCCGTTTTTCTGGGCCACTAGATCTCTTTTTTGGGTCTGTATGTGTCGGAGGTTTCAACCTTTTGGGGCGCGGACTTATAGTTCAGCCCCGAAGCGATCAGGCAACTTGTTCCATTGGGGGTGGTCGCAAGCAGCGTCCATGATCCGCTCTCTGCCGCGAAGAGTTCCATCAATGTATTATTGGCGGCAATGCCGGTACTGCGGCGTGTTTCCTGATAGCGGTTGGCAAGTTCGACAACAATATCGGCCCGTTTGCCACAGGCATTTGTCTCGGCCCGCAGGTTTTGTGCGGCAAGGATAAGCGCGAGGAAGCCCAGAGAGAGGGCAAAAAGCTTCTTTTGCATGAATCGCCCATTGGTTGTGATATGTCCTGCGCACTAAACTGCGCCCAACTCGCGAAAAGAAGGTTAACGGCGCAGAAAGAAACCGGGCTGCCGCGCATAAAAGGAATATTCTGCGTCGCGGCAGAAATTATGTTGCAATTTGTTTTCTTTTTGTGATCTTTTATTCCACATCGAAGGATGGGAGGAGAATCATGTCGGCACAGCCTTATCGCTCGGTGCTTTATATTCCGGGGTCGAAAGAGCGGGCGCTTGAAAAAGCGACGGGTCTTGAATGTGACGCGATCATCTTCGATCTCGAGGATGCCGTGGCGATTGATGAAAAGGTCAATGCGCGGGATATTCTGGTTTCGGCTTTGAAAACAGCCGATTATGGCAATCGTGCGCGGATCGTCCGGGTGAACGGGCTGGACACTGATTGGGGCCGTGAAGACGTGCTGAGCATGGCGCGGGCCCTGCGCGAGGGCGCGAAGATCGATGCGATCCTGATCCCCAAAGTGAATACACCTGCCGATCTGGACGCAGTTGCCGATCTGGTGGCGGAAGTGCCGCTTTGGGCGATGATGGAAACCTCGCTTGGGATGCTGAACGCGCAGGCCATTGCCGCCCATCCGCGCTTGCAGGGCATGGTCATGGGCACCAATGATCTGGCCAAAGAGCTTGGTTCGCGTTTCCGTGCCGACCGTCTGCCGATGCTGCCGGGGCTTGGCCTGTGCCTGCTGGCCGCCAAGGCCTATGGCAAGATTATCGTCGACGGGGTGTATAATGCCTTCAAGGACGAAGAGGGGCTGCGGGCTGAATGTGATCAGGGCCGTGATATGGGCTTTGACGGCAAGACCCTGATCCACCCCGCGCAGCTTGCGGTTGCCAATGCCGCCTTCGCGCCCTCCGAGGCCGAGATCGATCTCGCCCGACGCCAGATTGCGGCCTTTGACGAGGCGCAGGCCAACGGGCAGGGCGTTGCGGTTGTCGATGGTAAGATCGTTGAAAATCTGCATATCGTGACAGCGCGGCAGATCCTTGCAAAAGCAGAGGCGATCTCCGCACGGATTTAAGCCAAGCGGAGTAAGCCAATGATCCTTCTTATCCTCGGTGTCGTTATCTGGGCACTGGCGCATTTGTTCAAACGGCTGGCGCCCGAAGCGCGCGCGAAGATGGGTCCGCAGGGGCGGGCGATGGTTTCGGGGCTACTGGTCCTGTCGCTTGTGCTGATGGTCATCGGCTATCGCAGCGCCGACGGGGCGTTTTTCTGGGGACGCAGTCCTGCCGTGACGGGGATCAACAACCTGTTGATGCTGGTTGCCGTCTATCTCTTTGCGGCGGCGGGGATGAAGACCAAGATCGCGCAGGTCTACCGCCATCCGATGCTGCTGGGCGTGGTCCTGTGGGCTGTGGCCCACCTGCTGGTCAATGGCGACACGCCCAGCTTCGTGCTCTTTGGTGGCATCGGCATCTGGGCGCTTGTCGAGATGGTGCTGATCAGCCGCACGGCGTGGGTCCGGCCCAAAGGCAAAGGTGCCAAGATGGAGGTCTTCGCGATCCTTGGCACTGTTATTGTATATGGCGCAATCGCGCTTGTGCACTATGCCTTTGGCTATCCGGTTTTCGGCTAAAGGAGCGGGACATGAAGGCTTATCGTTTTCTCACGGCAGATGACACGAGCGAATTCTGCCACAAGGTCACCGAGGCGCTGTCCAAGGGATGGGTGCTGCAGGGCGATCCGCAATATGCGTTTGATGCGGCTAAGGGCGTGATGCGCTGCGGGCAGGCGGTGACGAAAATTGTCGAGGGCGACTATTCGCCCGATCTGAAACTGGGGCAGCTGTAACGCGCCCCTGAAACGGGAGGAGTGCGGGCATGGCCAAGACGAATTCGGGCCGGTTCTTCGAGGATTACACAGTGGGGCAGGTGCTGAAACATGCCGTGCCCCGCACCGTATCGGGAGGGGAGAGGGCGCTGTATCATGCGCTTTATCCGGCGCGTGGGGCGCTGTATTCCTCCGATGCGTTCGCGCGGTCCTGTGGCCTGCCTGCCTCGCCCATCGATGATCTGGCGACGTTCCATGTGGTCTTTGGCAAGACGGTGCCGGATGTGTCGCTGAATGCCGTGGCCAATCTGGGCTATGCCGAGGGGCGCTGGCATCTTCCGGTCTATCCGGGTGATACGCTGCGCGCTGAATCCGAGGTGATCGGGCTCAAGCAGAATTCCAACGGCAAATCCGGTGTGGTCTATGTCCGCACCCGCGGTCTGAACCAGCGTGACGAGACGGTTATGGACTATGTGCGCTGGGTGATGGTGCGCAAAGGCAATCCCGATGCGCCCGCGCCCGAGACCGTGCTGCCCGATCTGAAGACGGTGGTGGATCCGGCAGATCTGGTGCTGCCCGAGGGGCTGGACTTCACGGGCTATGATTTCGACCTTGCGGGCGAGCCGCATCGCTGGGGCGATTACGAGATCGGCGAGAAGATCGACCATGTGGATGGCGT
The sequence above is drawn from the Thioclava sp. GXIMD4216 genome and encodes:
- a CDS encoding MAPEG family protein, producing MIEFTTPELSALGLAVLLHIALMVLFAVRANLELPRGYALSPRDTPPAKPLSVVTARLQRAMNNSFESLILFTPAVLLVVLTRQTGPLTTTLCGIFLVARFAFIPAYALGWTPWRSLFWGIGLLATLAVLLIGLI
- a CDS encoding MAPEG family protein; the protein is MTPELYALAATVLIHLAAVLWSQRSLEADIGKEGNLGTRENLEARLSEKTLRLRRALSNHTENIGPFVIAVVMVQFTGTNGWLSALCAWVYVAARALYLPAYAFGWVPWRSVIFLAGLAATLVMILSAIL
- the odhB gene encoding 2-oxoglutarate dehydrogenase complex dihydrolipoyllysine-residue succinyltransferase, which produces MSTEVRVPTLGESVTEATVATWFKKPGDAVAQDEMLCELETDKVTVEVPAPAAGTLGEIVAAEGTTVGVDALLAMITEGGAAAATAPKAEAPAAAAPAAGGSEGKAVDVMVPSLGESVSEATVSTWFKKPGDVVAQDEMLCELETDKVSVEVPAPAAGVLSEIVAAEGTTVDASAKLAVIMAGASAGSVAAAPAPAAAPAEAASGAGVKNAPSAEKAMAEKGINPASVTGTGRDGRIMKEDVAKAGSAPAPAVAAAPVQMPRGTANADDAAREERVKMTRLRATIAKRLKDSQNTAAMLTTYNEVDMTEVMALRNQYKDMFEKKHGVRLGFMSFFTKACCHALKEVPEVNAEIDGNEIVYKNYVHMGVAAGTPQGLVVPVIRDADSMSFADIEKAISEKGKRARDGKLSMAEMQGGTFTISNGGVYGSLMSSPILNPPQSGILGMHKIQDRPMVINGKIEIRPMMYLALSYDHRIVDGKGAVTFLVRVKEALEDPRRLLMDL
- a CDS encoding 2-oxoglutarate dehydrogenase E1 component produces the protein MNDESPNSQFQASSFLQGGNAEYVEQLYARFANDPTSVDAAWAEFFRTLHDDETSVKKSASGPSWERRDWPASAPSEIMGALTGEWPVAEAKDAGKKIGKKAEEKGVKLDEGAIQRAVLDSVRALMLIRAYRIRGHLAADLDPLKMHDDVPHPELDPKSYGFTDADMDRPIFLDKVLGLEIASMRQIMEIVKRTYCGTFALQYMHISDPEQSAWLKERIEGYDKEITFTREGRRAILNKLVEAEGFEKFLHVKYMGTKRFGLDGGEALIPAMEQIIKRGGNLGLKEIVIGMPHRGRLSVLSNVMMKPYRAIFNEFQGGSFKPEDVDGSGDVKYHLGASSDREFDGNKVHLSLTANPSHLEAVNPVVLGKVRAKQDQLNDSERREVLSILLHGDAAFAGQGVVAECLQLSGIRGHRTGGTIHIVVNNQIGFTTAPHFSRTSPYPTDIALMVEAPIFHVNGDDPEAVVHAAKVATEFRQKFLKDVVLDIFCYRRFGHNEGDEPMFTNPAMYTNIKGHKTTLQLYTERLVKDGLIPEGEIEDMKAAFQAHLNEEFESGKTFKPNKADWLDGRWKNMEREGQVYDAGSTAISEETYNEVGKALVSAPDDFNMHKTVARLLDNKTQMFETGKGFDWATGEALAFGSLLSEGYPVRLAGQDSTRGTFSQRHSAFIDQKTEERYYPLNHIKAGQSRYEVIDSALSEYAVLGFEYGYSLAEPNALTLWEAQFGDFANGAQIMFDQFISSGERKWLRMSGLVMLLPHGFEGQGPEHSSARLERFLQMCAEDNWIVANCSTPANYFHILRRQIHRNFRKPLVLMTPKSLLRHPKAISTKEDFITGSFFHRVLWDDAEKGNSDMKLKPDADIKRVVMCSGKVYYDLLAERDARGLDDVYLLRVEQFYPFPANSLTNELSRFKGAEMVWCQEEPKNQGAWSFIEPNLEWVLSKLDAKHSRARYAGRAASASPATGLAKSHKAEQDALVNDALEG